The following proteins come from a genomic window of Leopardus geoffroyi isolate Oge1 chromosome A3, O.geoffroyi_Oge1_pat1.0, whole genome shotgun sequence:
- the DYNLRB1 gene encoding dynein light chain roadblock-type 1 isoform X2 produces the protein MAEVEETLKRLQSQKGVQGIIVVNTEGIPIKSTMDNPTTTQYANLMHNFILKARSTVREIDPQNDLTFLRIRSKKNEIMVAPDKDYFLIVIQNPTE, from the exons GCAGAGGTGGAAGAGACACTGAAGCGACTTCAGAGCCAGAAGGGAGTACAGGGAATCATCGTGGTGAACACAGAAG GCATTCCCATCAAGAGCACCATGGACAATCCCACCACCACACAGTATGCCAACCTCATGCACAACTTCATCTTGAAGGCCCGGAGCACCGTGCGTGAAATCGACCCCCAGAATGACCTCACCTTTCTTCGAATTCgctccaagaaaaatgaaattatggttGCACCAG atAAAGACTATTTCCTGATTGTGATTCAGAATCCAACTGAATAA